TGTTTGGCATGCACGCACACAGCGGAGGAGCTGGGAGACAACGACAATTGAACAAGTTGATGTCCACACTCTACAGTCCCCAGTCACGAGTCCCCAACCACCACTCCGCCCCCTTTGATTCAGATGTTGCTCTCATTGCCTTCCTTCTATTACACATGGACAAAGCTATTATACCCTCCTCCACCGTAAGTATGGATATGACCCCATCAAATTTAAAACCGTCAAAAGAGAGATACAAGAAAGGTCCATTTAAGTCTGGGCCGCCATACCAGCTTAACGGTGAGCAGTCCCATCCTCCCAAGCCCCGGTAGCTAGCCAAACTCACGACAATATGccccattatatatatatatatatatatatatagggcctgtttggcaagtaagtttttgaccaagtttatctgctacaagttttttaataactttaactACAGTAGCATCAAAAAActcctcaaaatttttaaactatacacttcaaaatatccatAAATTTACGCacttcaaaaataatttttttttacaatttttacagtaaattacaataaaattttagacaagcacccaaaaaattcacttgtcaAACAGGGTCGTATAGTTTTTGTAAACACAGAATTAAGCAGATTAGCCAAGAAAGTCTTGATCCAGTTATTAAAGTTGAAGTTACAAGAACCAGAGGTACTTGAGTTTAAATTTCCCCTCCCCTTTCCCACTTCTTACGTTCCACTCCCTtgctagaaaaataaaaataaaaaaagagggAATTAAGCAGATTTAATGCTGAAAAGAAGTTTTGAGGATACATCTCAGGAAACAAGTTTTAGTTTGGTCGAACATACATCCTCGTAGCAAAATTAAAGTGGGTGCGTTACTTCATCACCGGACAATGTctaaagaaaacaaatactAATACGTCAAAAGGTGTGTTTATTAtctattgttgaaaaaaaaaaaaaaaaagctcattAAAAAATAGactccctttttttatttttatattttttggggtTAAACCCTTCACTTTTCAGATGTCTACCCTACGGTATTAAAGAAAGAAACGATTATAATCGGAATTTAGCCATGTCAACAAAATTTGCAGTGCAGATGATACGCAAAGAAAAGCATTTGGTAGATGCCAaccaaaaagataaaaataaaagctCCAATAAATATCCGTCTTCCTCCAACCAGTAATCCAGTAAATAAATGCCCAAACGCATCATCGAGAAAATGATAGATCGATATTTATTGAGAATCTGCATATTAAATCCGCCAGACCGGTAAAGTAATATCTTCCCGACTGGTTTGCGAGTCTTAGGTGATATATTAGTGATTCAGCAAAAGAGGCCCATTCATTTAATTCATACGTTTTGCCTTTAACATGTGATAAAAAGCAGTCAAATGAGAAAAAGGCAGCAGAAAATAtaatcgttttccgtgatcataTTTCCTTATCACCTTTTTccttcacatatatcaaatcgctacagtaatttttccatgaaaaataacgaaaaatgcaatccaaacacaacctaaatTTCTTTAGCATAAATGAACTTCACAGTAGTACGTATTACTAAGCTGACAGTAGTAGTAGTGTTAAATCATTAGATCATTGGTGCCTGGCACAGTAATTGCCTTAACATGAAAAGATATAGAAGCCGAAGGCCGGTATTCACATTCAATCGATTTACAGGGCATTTAAAGTAGTGTGTTTCTCAGAAtgctaataataaaaataaataagggAGTGGGGATCAGACCGACGACGTGGAAAGAGATGATGAACAAAGCTGGCAGCCTCTGAATTAGCAAGCTATTTGAATATGAATAATGTATCTGCATCCATAAGTATTGATAGTAGCGGCACGCACCACCAGCATAATGCTGCTTCGAGAAAATTAACCGGCTAGCCTAGCCATATGCTGCAACGCACATCAGGGTTACACGAGAAACAAGAATAAAATTTTTGAGATTAAACATATGGTCAGTCAAGTCAAACAGCTCGGGAAGCGCGTGCTGAACACCTCACCGCATCCACCAGCAGCAGCAGCACAAAAGAACCAAGTAGTGAACGAATCCCACATCACGAGTGAAATGAAAACTGAGAAGGGGAAAAGGGGTCCTTttgaaaaagtaaaaagaaacagAGAGATTCCGCATGGCTTTCAGTTTCAGTACAATATACTACGAAGAAGCTAACGACTCATTATAATATTCGAGAAAACCCAATATTTGATTGGTTCATCAGCTTGAGAGTTAGCAtgactagaaaaaaaaaagaaaagaatcaaatcaaatcaggtCCCTCGTCGTCACCCTCCTCCTCACGCCCCATATGTACATGTGATCTGGTCTGGTCTTACAACTTACAAGCTGTCTATAATCGCAGATGAAACCCACTAAGCAAATGGTGGCGGTATCATCGGCCCAACAACATTACAAAAAAAGTCATTGCGGATCCTCCCTCGAACTCAGAAAGCTAAAAAGCTAAAAAAGGCAACTAGTATTACTCAGAACAAAAAAGGCAACAACAAAAAGaaggtttaaaaaaattttacccCAACAAGATCAAACCAAATCCCTCAAGTTCGATCCGGGCGGCTCTTAATACTAGCATTACTCAGCTGTCCTCGATTCCCTGTTCCATTTCCACCATTCGTggaaccaccaccaccacctccttcTTTCTTCGGCTgggaagaagaaaacaaaggGAACCCGAAGACACCACCAGATTTTGAGGAGCCCCTAAGCGAACACACTGGAACATTAAGAACCGGAGTAACACGGACATTCGCAGAATAAGACCTCTCCATTCCCCTATGCTTATACCTATGTCCACCATTGAAACTGCTTGGACTGCTGGAGCTTCTCTCCAAGCTGTGAAACACAATCTTTCCCGAGGAGTTCATTCTGGGACTATCAACTGAAACTCCACGAATTGTAGATTCAGGCGGTCTCCGCAAGGGGCTTCGCCCGACCCGCATTGCTACCGCGTTTTCAGCCGATAATGCTCTCGATTTAACAACTCGTACTCTAGGAGGGTTAGCGTTACCATTAGCATTCTGAGTTTGCGCTGATGAACGGAACGACGTAGGCTTTTCCGAGTCTAGAGAAAGCCTGGGAAGATCATCGTGTTCGTGACCCGAAGACGAGGAGGAGAGCGACAAGCGCGACGAGGATAGAGAAACGGACTCGCTATCAGTTTCTCGTAGCAATGGGAGGCTTAAGGAGGAGGATGAATCCAAAGAAGACGACAACGATGACTTGGAGCTTCGGTGAAGAAAATGTTTCAAAGACCGGTGAGTGTTAGCATTGCTAGTTGACGGCGTCGCTTTGTGATGCTCTTGCTGTCTGCTATTATTAGCATTACTATTCGCGGTGCTGCTGTGGTAGAGTTTCTTCAAGCCTAGAAGCTCTTTCCAACGACTCGAACACCTGGGAGCTTTAGGAGAGAACAAGCATGGATCAGTAGCAGAGATCTCGCCTCTCCGACGAAGCTGCGGCGTGTCCGGCGACCTCACGGCCGGAGTTGCGGCCTCCGACGGGCGGATCGAGGAGAGTTGCAGAGGCACGAGCTTGCCGTCGGAGAACAGCTCGTCAGCGGGGAGCATATTTACCGGATCTTCGAGTCGGAACTCGAAATCAGCGAAATCATTGGAGGGAGGTTCTGGATCTGATACTTGGGCGTTATCCTTATTCGCTCCAGCCTTGTCCGCCGGAAGAGGCTTGGCTCCTCCGGCGGAGGGATCGTCGTCCGGAAACTCTCGGCTAAATGAGATTCTCGGACTTAGCCAACCATAGGATGGATACTTGACCGGAGGACAGTCCAGGAATTTCTTCTCAGGCGACATTCCAATCTTATTGACGCATGCTGACGCCATCTCCGGCGATCATGCAACAAAGTACAACTACTATTCTATATcttactccaaaaaaaaaatccgagAAATGAGAACAGTAAGCAGGATCGCGCAAATCACATATAAATGGAGAATGGGAAAggagaagaagagagagagagagagaggcggAATATATTAAAtgtagagagagggagagagactGGAGGGAGACGAGGGTAGAGAGCTAGGGTTGGAGTTGATATGGGTTTGGGTGGTGGTGCTGCTACTGGCTAGCTAGCCTCGCAGCAGCAGTGATAATAGTGAAATGGGGCAACGCAGGCAGGAGTGCTACTGTCACTGTGTAATGCCCCCTTAATCTTAATGGCGTAGTTGTCTGTCTAGTGTCTAGTGTCTAGTGTCTAGTGTCTACCGTCTATTGGAGAAGGAGTCACATAACTATCGAGTGAATGAAAATAAATAGGAAGAGGGTACAGCGGGTCCCTAGTCTCGTTCGAATGGGGTGAATCCGGTCAAACTGATATCTACGTGGCATATGGCTCTCCGCTACGCTCCAAACAAAAGTGTTCCCTGCTCTTGGCTTTTTGTACAATATaataaaacacacacacacacacatatatatatatatatataggacaGTGCTACAGTGCCTATAGTTATGGTAACGATATTAGGGAAACCTGCTATTATAGGTTTCTATTACCTTTAGTGACAGATCAAATCTTTTAGtgactttttaaatattatattaaaataattaatattaactttagtaagtttttaattaaaactagtaagtATATGCCTGAAAGATAAGATTTAGTCAGAAATAgaaatttacactttgagtaatttaatttacttattatttgacaaaatttacttatgtttaaattaaacttaccaatactaaaagtaaaaaatgtacatatttaagtaaaaaaacGGTTTTGGGTTCCTGAAATCGGTTTTGGGTATCACCTTTCTCTTTAAAGTTATCTACCTTCTTCTTATTCAGTTCCCAGTTCCAATGATACGATTGAATTCCCAGGCAAAGGTTTCCACTTTGATCCACACTTTCTCTTTGTTACAATTGAATAAATTTTctcacttcaaaattttcatctttagtTCACACTTTGCTTCTATCCTTTCTCATCGTTCGGTTGGGTTTGAGTGCTGCCATATGCAAACACAACAAAAGGGTTAGCGACGGTGGTAGCCAGCCAAAGAGCATATGAAAAATAGCAGTGACGAGGTTAGATCATCATGTTCTCTTGAAATCGTTTGATTATATTgctgtaatttatttatatttcatttgttttgtttgtcaagattttcttgggaaatcaaggctgagaatttgaagattttattgcaattttggGCCCGAAAATGTCCGTTGAAACATCTAGGAAATGGTTGTAGTTTTGATTGTCTACGGGTAAAATATGTTTAATAGCCATGTGAAACATCTAGGAAAGGACTTGAGACCAGGCGTTTAAGTTAAATGTGATTAATTTGTGAATGCATATAAGAtgtttggtgaaatgtcaaagagAAATTTGTATGTTGTGATTGCTACTCTGTGCGGGTGAGAATTACTAATATATTAGTAACTCAACATGAGCTTTATAACTTGAATTCTTCAGGCAAGAGAGGTTTCTCCCGTTT
The DNA window shown above is from Coffea arabica cultivar ET-39 chromosome 5e, Coffea Arabica ET-39 HiFi, whole genome shotgun sequence and carries:
- the LOC113743452 gene encoding uncharacterized protein; translation: MASACVNKIGMSPEKKFLDCPPVKYPSYGWLSPRISFSREFPDDDPSAGGAKPLPADKAGANKDNAQVSDPEPPSNDFADFEFRLEDPVNMLPADELFSDGKLVPLQLSSIRPSEAATPAVRSPDTPQLRRRGEISATDPCLFSPKAPRCSSRWKELLGLKKLYHSSTANSNANNSRQQEHHKATPSTSNANTHRSLKHFLHRSSKSSLSSSLDSSSSLSLPLLRETDSESVSLSSSRLSLSSSSSGHEHDDLPRLSLDSEKPTSFRSSAQTQNANGNANPPRVRVVKSRALSAENAVAMRVGRSPLRRPPESTIRGVSVDSPRMNSSGKIVFHSLERSSSSPSSFNGGHRYKHRGMERSYSANVRVTPVLNVPVCSLRGSSKSGGVFGFPLFSSSQPKKEGGGGGGSTNGGNGTGNRGQLSNASIKSRPDRT